Genomic segment of Triticum aestivum cultivar Chinese Spring chromosome 6A, IWGSC CS RefSeq v2.1, whole genome shotgun sequence:
GGTCGCAGGTTTaaagggtctgctagagttgcttgcCATCCAAGCTTGTCGGACCGAATCCTTACTACGGGCCTACTCAAGGGATCTCGCAGTGATGATAGTTTTTCACCGGTCAGACCCATCGTTTTTGTCAATGGCGAACCTTTTGCTACGATCTAGTCCTTGATCCGGCCAATCCTAGTTCATGGTGTCTGACATTTACTACTATCTCAATTCTGGTTTATTGATTTTCGTTGTTTTTTGTCAAATTTTAACCATaagtttaactgacaaaatgtccATGCATGTCATTAAAAATATATTaatgaaaactatgttcaaatacgaatctaacgatataatttttgttgacatgcatcaacattttgttAATTATATATTTGGTTAAAATTTGACACAAGTTACATAGAGGATCAATAAATCAGGATGGAGGGAGGTAGTACTCCGTAGCAGAACCCTTGTTCCTTCTGAATTGAATCTGCCCCATGCATGTACGTGACATATTGAAACAATTTTTCACTCCACAAAATAGTCGGCGGATCAATTGCGTTTCTAATGTACGATGGTCGATCACACGTTCAGAGGAGGCCTTGCTGGTAGCAGATGTCGATGGTGTGGTTGGCCATGATCCGGTTCACCTTCTGCGTGGGGTGGAATGCGTCCCAGAAGAGGAACTTGTCGGCGTCGGCGCAGGTCATGGGCGCCTCGTCGTTGCACATGAACCCCATCTCGAACCTCCCCGTGGCGCAGCACCCTTCCTCCACGTTCTCCAGCCCGAACTTGGCCGGGTTGGTGACGAGGTCGAGCATGGTGTCGTAGACGGGGACGTAGGCGAGCCTGAGGTCCGGGAGCTCGGCGCGGAGTCCCCCCAGCATGGCCTCCACCTTGGCGTTGTACTCCCTGGCCACCCGGTTGTACTCCTCGATGCAGCCGCCGCCGTGGATCATGTTCTCGGCGCGCTCCAGCGGGAGGCAGCCGATGGGGGTGAGCCCCGCGAAGGTGACGCGGCGCGCGCCGAGGCGATGGATCTCCGACAGGAAGCGGCGCGCGCCGGCGACGAGGAAGTCGGAGAACTCGGCCACCGTGTACTCGGCGAAGCGGCCCGTGCCGAGCATGTAGTAGTTCTCGAGGAAGTCGTTGGTGCCGATGCTGACGACGTGGAGCGCGCCGCGGACGATGGCGCGGGCGCGCTCGGCGCCGGCGTACGCGCGCAGGCGGAGCTGGTACTCCTTGTAGTACTCCACCTCCTTCCACAGCGGGATCACTGACTAAGGGGACGAGCTTGTCAGTGCATGCATGCAGGTTTGACATTGGAGTATGCAACAATAGATCCAAAATTATCTACATTATCAACGGTGTCTGTAGCACTCTGTTCGTGTGAGTGATAAGAGTGGGTAGTGCCACATTCGATGATTGCATATAAGGAATGATTTGGGATCTCTGAACAGTAGGAACGGCGGCGCAACTCGATCCAAAAGTAGTAGGTGAATCTAGAGCTTAATGCATCACATGGAAGAATATGGATGGTAGTCGTTGTGCTTTCAAATTCCAGTTTGCATTCAGTGTCAACCGATCACAAAATTGATTGAAAGTTATGAAAATTTTCAAGCAAGTGTGGTGGATACGGCAAAAGCCAGAACAAAAGCAAGTGCAGTACTCCTACACCGCATTATTTAGTCAAAAAATGAAGTGCTGGACTGTAGTACGCACGTTCCTACTCACGCACTGTCTACACACCGGCGACGCCAGCCGCCTGTGGCCATGAGAGGCGACTGGTCGCACCTCGTCTTCCGGTCTCCCCTCCCCACACTCCGCCTCGCCCGCGGGCACACGGATTGGCCTTGGCAGACGGCGCCTCGTCGAGCCCATGCATGCGCGCCACGTGGCAGAACCTAAAAATCTTGCCAAGCAGAAATGCTGGCACAGGTAGTTGTTGAGCCTTGAATGGCGAACAAGAACATGCTATCTCCGCCGTCTAGAAATGCCATACTCCAGCAGGTTTGCCAAAAAACGGGGGTGCTCCAAAACTGCTCAGCGGAGAAACCATCTCCCGCCGGATCCTTAAACCGCCGAGAAATGACAACTGACGAACGTACGCTACGAATCGTACTGTTAGTCTGTGACTGACCGGGGAGGGCCCCTGCTCCCTACTCGGCTTTGATTTCTTCTGCCTTTCTCACCCACCTCCCTGCGGCGCGCTGTAATGAGTAACGATCCATGGCTAAGTACGTAATCGACGTGCACCACACCCATACGCAGGCGTGTGCACGTACATGTCGCTAAGTTCATGTCGCGCTCTGTCGCTCTGACAATATTTGCCGGAAAATCTCACGAAATCACTAGTAGTGCTGCTATTGTAACCAGGAGTATTGAGCAGCACGGTCAACATTACGGTACGAACTACCGGGGCATGCGGTGCTTACCAGGACGCCGGCGGTGGCGTTGTCGACGCCGGTGCCGGCGGAGGCGAAGCAGACGCCGCGCGCGAAGTCGCCTATGCCGTAGGCCGGGTCGAGGTACGCCGGGACGAGCGGCGGCAGGCCCAGCGCCTCGGAGATGAAGTCCGGAGGCAGCCGCCCGTTGCCGAACCGCCCCGTGGCGCGGGCGCCGCCCGGCATGTCGCGGCCGTAGGGCGGGAAGTCGGACCGCAGCGTCGTGCCGATCTGGTTGTTGTTGCCCGTGTCCACCGTGGAGTCGCCGAACACGATCACCGCCGGCACCACCGCACCAGCAGCGCCGCCCGAGTTGAGCGCCAGCATTACCAGCGGAAGCATCAGCAGCGCCGCTTCCACTTGGAAATGGCCGGACGCCATGGGAGCCGAGGCCGGCAGCGAGTGCAGCAGAGTGGTTAGTGTGTGTACGAGTGGTGTAAGCAGAGAGTGATGGGGATGAGGGAGCGGCGTGTCATCGTAATAAATAGAGGTAAGCGACACTTCCGACTGCCCGCTAGTGCCCATGGGCTCCCGCGACCGCACCCGCGTCGGGTGAGCGCCCCCGGCGCCGGCGACTCGATCTCCCTTCTCCGGCTACCCCTGCAGCTGCCGAGGCCAGATCCGGAGTCCCCTGcttgccctctctcttctccctgCGAGGCTCAGCCCGACGTCAAGCAGATGGGAAGGATGGTGCTGTCGCGTCCGTGCAAGTGGCGGCTGGGCGCGCGCCACCGACGCACGGATCTCCGGCCTCCGTGCTCCGTTGCGGCCGCTGTGACCGGATCCGGGTGCCCCGAGGCGCGCTCTCCCACGTCCTCAGCGCCGCCCTGCGCCCCGGTTCGCCCTGCGATGCCGCTCGAGGAGGCCTCCGCGGCGGCCGCCGCTCCGGCGGCGTCTCCGGCTGTTGCAGCCGTCGTCCTTCCGCCGTCTGCATCGTCATCCCGGGCTGATAGCGTCGTGGAGACCAAGGCAGGAGTAGGGTCGTGCACTTGGGCTGCAAGCACCATCCCGGCTGCTGGCGTTGTCCCTCGACCGCGGCCGCTGCCGCCAGCTTGCAGATTCAGGAGGGAGGATGGGGGTGTGAAGGCCTCGTGCACGCCCCATCTCAATCCTGCGTCAACATCTGCTTCTGTCCGGACTCATGCCGCCCCCGTCCCTCTTGTCGGTGTCGTCTCAAGTGTGCTGCTGCCGGCCCCTGCTGCCCCGGCGAATGGAGAGGATGGGCGTTGTGAAGAGGATCCGGCTCTGTCGTTGCCCGCCAATGCAAAGACCACCGTTGTTGCCATGGGGCGTGAGCTAACCAGTGCACCGCGAGCCCGAGCCCTGTTGCCGGCCCCTGTGGCC
This window contains:
- the LOC123127214 gene encoding GDSL esterase/lipase At4g26790-like isoform X1 — its product is MGTSGQSEVSLTSIYYDDTPLPHPHHSLLTPLVHTLTTLLHSLPASAPMASGHFQVEAALLMLPLVMLALNSGGAAGAVVPAVIVFGDSTVDTGNNNQIGTTLRSDFPPYGRDMPGGARATGRFGNGRLPPDFISEALGLPPLVPAYLDPAYGIGDFARGVCFASAGTGVDNATAGVLSVIPLWKEVEYYKEYQLRLRAYAGAERARAIVRGALHVVSIGTNDFLENYYMLGTGRFAEYTVAEFSDFLVAGARRFLSEIHRLGARRVTFAGLTPIGCLPLERAENMIHGGGCIEEYNRVAREYNAKVEAMLGGLRAELPDLRLAYVPVYDTMLDLVTNPAKFGLENVEEGCCATGRFEMGFMCNDEAPMTCADADKFLFWDAFHPTQKVNRIMANHTIDICYQQGLL
- the LOC123127214 gene encoding GDSL esterase/lipase At2g42990-like isoform X2, whose translation is MGTSGQSEVSLTSIYYDDTPLPHPHHSLLTPLVHTLTTLLHSLPASAPMASGHFQVEAALLMLPLVMLALNSGGAAGAVVPAVIVFGDSTVDTGNNNQIGTTLRSDFPPYGRDMPGGARATGRFGNGRLPPDFISEALGLPPLVPAYLDPAYGIGDFARGVCFASAGTGVDNATAGVL